Proteins encoded by one window of Candidatus Odinarchaeum yellowstonii:
- a CDS encoding peptidoglycan DD-metalloendopeptidase family protein: protein MYIYEENFLAGLGAVVIVACVSGFVVWNIISGIPDTLPLDQDPQLILPLYDYSNLTMIQGYGQVEPDRFHNGFDFTVNDTTIIVAPCEAYVQDISFFENEAMNTWQTNLRLRLNSRWSVIIAFESWALNETYGRYQLDAIIVKVGDHVAANQTIGELLHHGSGSHIHFGIIDSGEWVCPYQYFTAEAQSTFQHLYVDMGLGWPAGDWCK from the coding sequence GTGTATATATATGAAGAAAATTTTTTAGCAGGTTTAGGAGCCGTAGTAATAGTAGCCTGTGTTTCAGGTTTTGTAGTCTGGAATATTATATCGGGCATACCTGACACGTTACCTTTAGATCAGGATCCACAGTTAATTTTACCTTTATATGATTACTCTAATCTTACCATGATCCAAGGCTACGGTCAGGTAGAGCCTGATCGTTTCCATAACGGCTTCGATTTCACTGTTAATGATACAACTATTATAGTCGCCCCATGTGAAGCGTATGTTCAGGATATAAGTTTTTTTGAAAATGAAGCTATGAATACATGGCAGACTAATCTTCGTTTAAGATTGAACAGCAGATGGAGTGTGATAATCGCATTCGAGTCATGGGCTTTAAATGAAACATACGGTAGATACCAGTTAGATGCTATAATAGTTAAGGTCGGCGATCACGTAGCCGCTAATCAAACAATTGGTGAATTATTACATCACGGTTCAGGCTCCCACATACACTTCGGGATAATTGATAGCGGTGAGTGGGTTTGCCCTTACCAGTATTTTACAGCTGAAGCGCAGTCAACATTCCAACATCTATACGTGGATATGGGGCTAGGGTGGCCGGCCGGCGACTGGTGTAAGTAA